The genome window TCGTCGCTGACAAAAATGGCGGTGTGGATTGGCTACCTCAAGCTGCAGATCCAGGTGATACGCTTGGATACAAAGCGCTTTTGAATCGTATACAAATCATAATCATGGGAAGACGCAGCTATGAGCAAATATTAGGTTTTGGTGATTGGTCTTGGTCCGATAAAACAACCTATGTCTTCACTTCCAAACCTATGACAACAGATCGAGAAAATATTCACTTTGTACATGATGACGTCCCAACTTTTATGAAAAGATTTGGTGCAGAAAATCCCAATCAGGACATTTGGTTACTGGGTGGAGCACAATTGGCTCA of Pseudomonadota bacterium contains these proteins:
- a CDS encoding dihydrofolate reductase family protein — translated: MSKVILYIATSSDGFVADKNGGVDWLPQAADPGDTLGYKALLNRIQIIIMGRRSYEQILGFGDWSWSDKTTYVFTSKPMTTDRENIHFVHDDVPTFMKRFGAENPNQDIWLLGGAQLAHSFAQAKLIDECVITIVPTILGAGIKLELPYENFSLAQTKVCCDDLKQKIYRRSVDGQAQR